A DNA window from Desulfatiglans sp. contains the following coding sequences:
- a CDS encoding efflux RND transporter periplasmic adaptor subunit, with protein sequence MKNLTVYLTLIVIILLGGHALFASDAKQKSQENIATVVVTNTRKMIFEERVETSGNLETRYYSIVSARSSGIIDNIFVREGDQVISGKTNLFQIDKIKSAQSVDISKHSVSVAEFTHRARVSTVKRVEADYNKAKLDYERYQRLYKDNMAVTKNALEAQESRYIQTKAAFDEANAMADLSEKQLEQARAQYIIAEKDYENSMGLSPISGYVSKRFKEPGEMVSAGTPIVQIDDLSVLEVSAFLPAAYYQKVITDKTTMKITVGNIDVGELPVVYKSPVIDSRLRNFEIKTLIKNPPKGVTSGDIARIKVVLQSHSGTGVPRETVLRKLDGIKLFITQQGIAKMVSVETGIENDGWIEIISKDIKQGIPVVTMGQDRLFDGAPVTILREEK encoded by the coding sequence GTGAAAAATTTAACAGTTTACCTTACGCTTATAGTAATAATATTACTAGGAGGCCATGCACTATTCGCCTCTGATGCTAAACAGAAATCACAGGAAAACATTGCTACAGTAGTGGTTACAAACACAAGAAAAATGATCTTTGAAGAGAGGGTGGAAACATCCGGTAATCTTGAGACCAGATATTATTCTATTGTTTCTGCACGCTCTTCCGGGATTATAGATAATATCTTTGTCAGGGAGGGCGACCAGGTGATTTCCGGAAAAACAAACCTCTTCCAGATCGACAAGATAAAATCAGCACAGTCTGTTGATATCTCAAAACATTCTGTATCGGTTGCCGAGTTTACACACAGGGCCAGGGTCTCAACAGTTAAAAGAGTAGAGGCTGATTACAACAAGGCTAAGCTTGATTATGAACGTTATCAGAGGCTTTACAAAGATAACATGGCTGTTACAAAGAATGCCCTTGAAGCTCAGGAATCACGTTACATACAGACAAAGGCGGCTTTTGATGAGGCAAATGCAATGGCTGATCTATCTGAAAAGCAGCTTGAACAGGCGCGCGCACAATACATCATAGCAGAGAAGGATTATGAAAATTCCATGGGGCTTTCTCCTATCAGCGGCTATGTAAGTAAAAGGTTCAAAGAGCCAGGCGAAATGGTATCTGCTGGCACCCCCATTGTCCAGATAGATGACCTCTCTGTTCTTGAGGTTTCAGCTTTTCTTCCTGCTGCCTATTACCAGAAGGTGATCACCGATAAAACAACCATGAAAATAACTGTTGGCAACATAGATGTGGGGGAGCTTCCGGTGGTATATAAAAGCCCTGTGATTGACAGCAGACTCAGGAATTTTGAGATCAAGACCCTCATTAAAAATCCTCCCAAAGGGGTTACCTCAGGCGATATTGCCCGCATTAAAGTTGTTCTTCAGTCGCATTCAGGTACAGGCGTACCACGTGAAACAGTGCTCAGAAAACTCGACGGTATAAAATTATTTATAACACAACAGGGAATCGCAAAAATGGTTTCTGTTGAAACAGGGATTGAAAATGACGGCTGGATTGAAATTATCTCTAAGGATATTAAACAGGGTATACCTGTAGTTACCATGGGCCAGGATCGGCTTTTTGACGGCGCTCCTGTAACGATTCTCAGGGAGGAAAAATAA
- a CDS encoding efflux RND transporter permease subunit, producing the protein MFLSDASIRRPVAMGCLIIAFTILGFNAARKIGLELMPRAEMPYVTITTIYPGASPSEIETDIAKPIEDQMVTLDGLKHVTSTCMENVAQTMLQFNLDVDVDIAATDVREKLDLIKADFPKDAEDPKILKYDINASPIIQMALTGDVPIDELYDYADNALRDRITVISGVADVTLVGGAEREVHVILDREKLAARSLTSANVVQAISQGVGIIPSGRIRGNNMEYSVKYDADYTNVEELNYLEVTNVDGQRCYIKDIGHVGMSTEELRQMAVVDGRQCVAIKVVKKSDANAVNVVNGVKAAMDSIRERLPGGMELLWITDDGTFIGATMSSAWSNVIQGIILTALILFVFLYNFRALLVVSITMPLTIIIGIFFMYFMGFTFNTLTLLSIGLSVGVLVTNSIVVLEAISTRLDETGDPVASSRLGAKETFIAVLASAGTNVVVLFPLSIMGSQVGVFIKSFALSMVIMTLVSLFISFTLTPLLCSLMLKPKDKNSKSRLAIMEKGWNNLFDRIVYGYGKSLSFLERHKFAGVGVLILVAFFFFSSLFIASRLGSGFVSESDRGDIFVKLEFPTWYNLNHTKKRVDDCVERLKDLPNLRHVLMSIGKVEGMIGQASEGVNLAQVLLSFNDKTERDESIHDLLKEIRSRLENVPDAIIAASIPTIVGGQSTGIELEIAGEDLSVLDSLAIKAKELTMDINGIIDQDTTVRIGKPEIRIRPNREIMADIGHPVTGLGIVMRGNIEGIEAGTYKRNARNYDIVVKMAETEGKEQINNTLLPGKNAPILLENLAYIEETTMPVQIIRKDKLRISKLFGNLEDGMPLGTAVSRITKALNEKGGLMPGYRFSFSGMFEVMAEAQTEISEAAMLAMVLVFLTLAAIMESFKQPFIILITVPLALIGIFYGLFAAGKSIELFALMGGVMLIGIVVNNAILIMDRLNVLVNEGVPRHQAMVRAACDRFRPIAMITLAAVLGMLPLAAGSGIGAEMRQACGAASVGGIFVSGILTMYVLPVIYNMFTRRKS; encoded by the coding sequence ATGTTTCTTTCTGATGCATCCATAAGAAGACCTGTGGCCATGGGATGCCTTATCATCGCTTTTACCATTCTCGGGTTTAATGCCGCTAGAAAGATTGGCCTGGAGCTGATGCCAAGGGCTGAGATGCCATATGTAACCATCACCACAATATACCCTGGAGCAAGCCCTTCAGAGATCGAAACCGATATTGCAAAACCCATAGAAGACCAGATGGTAACACTGGACGGGCTCAAACATGTAACCTCTACATGCATGGAAAATGTGGCACAGACAATGCTTCAATTTAACCTTGATGTTGATGTTGATATAGCGGCAACCGATGTCCGCGAAAAACTTGACCTCATAAAGGCAGACTTTCCAAAGGATGCGGAAGACCCCAAGATACTCAAGTATGATATCAATGCATCTCCGATCATCCAGATGGCTTTAACAGGGGATGTTCCAATAGATGAGTTGTATGATTACGCGGACAATGCGCTGCGTGACCGGATCACGGTTATCTCAGGTGTAGCAGATGTTACCCTTGTTGGCGGTGCTGAGAGAGAGGTTCATGTGATACTTGACAGAGAAAAACTGGCTGCAAGATCTCTTACCAGTGCCAACGTTGTCCAGGCCATAAGCCAGGGAGTAGGAATTATTCCTTCCGGTCGTATCAGGGGAAACAACATGGAATACTCTGTAAAATATGATGCAGATTATACCAACGTTGAAGAGCTTAATTATCTTGAAGTCACCAACGTGGATGGCCAGCGTTGCTATATAAAAGATATTGGTCATGTTGGGATGAGCACTGAAGAGCTGAGGCAGATGGCTGTTGTGGATGGGAGGCAATGTGTTGCTATCAAGGTCGTTAAAAAATCCGATGCAAATGCAGTAAATGTAGTAAACGGTGTAAAAGCTGCAATGGATAGTATCAGGGAACGTCTCCCCGGAGGAATGGAGCTTTTATGGATAACCGATGACGGGACATTCATCGGTGCAACCATGAGCAGCGCCTGGTCAAATGTTATTCAGGGGATAATACTCACTGCCCTGATCCTTTTTGTGTTTCTTTATAATTTCAGGGCGCTCCTCGTTGTATCAATCACCATGCCTCTTACTATAATCATCGGCATTTTCTTTATGTATTTTATGGGGTTCACCTTTAACACCCTTACACTGCTTTCAATCGGCCTTTCTGTGGGTGTTCTGGTAACAAACTCGATAGTTGTTCTTGAGGCTATTTCAACAAGGCTTGATGAAACAGGAGACCCTGTAGCATCTTCCAGGCTTGGCGCAAAAGAGACTTTTATCGCTGTTCTGGCAAGTGCAGGGACAAATGTTGTGGTGCTTTTTCCTTTATCAATAATGGGAAGCCAGGTTGGTGTTTTCATTAAATCATTTGCCCTTTCAATGGTTATAATGACACTTGTTTCTCTTTTCATATCCTTTACACTTACTCCCCTTCTCTGCTCTCTGATGTTAAAACCAAAGGATAAAAATTCAAAATCACGCCTTGCCATAATGGAAAAGGGGTGGAACAATCTTTTTGACAGGATAGTATATGGTTATGGCAAATCTTTATCTTTTCTTGAAAGGCACAAATTTGCCGGGGTTGGTGTGCTGATTCTAGTTGCATTTTTCTTTTTCAGTTCACTCTTTATTGCATCAAGGCTGGGAAGCGGGTTTGTAAGCGAGTCTGACAGGGGTGATATCTTTGTGAAGCTGGAATTTCCCACCTGGTACAACCTTAACCATACAAAAAAACGGGTCGACGACTGCGTGGAAAGACTCAAAGATCTTCCAAACCTCAGGCATGTACTCATGAGCATCGGAAAGGTCGAGGGTATGATTGGGCAGGCTTCAGAGGGTGTAAACCTTGCTCAGGTCCTGCTTAGTTTTAATGATAAGACAGAGAGAGATGAGTCTATTCATGATCTGCTCAAAGAGATACGAAGCCGCCTGGAGAATGTTCCTGATGCCATCATTGCAGCCAGTATCCCCACAATAGTGGGAGGACAGAGTACAGGTATAGAGCTTGAAATCGCAGGTGAGGACTTAAGTGTACTTGACAGCCTCGCGATCAAGGCAAAAGAACTTACAATGGATATTAACGGGATAATTGATCAGGATACCACTGTAAGAATAGGAAAACCTGAGATCAGGATCAGGCCAAACAGGGAGATAATGGCAGATATTGGCCACCCGGTAACAGGGCTTGGTATTGTAATGAGAGGGAACATTGAAGGAATTGAAGCGGGCACATATAAACGCAATGCAAGAAACTATGACATTGTTGTAAAAATGGCAGAAACAGAGGGTAAAGAACAGATAAACAATACCCTTTTACCTGGTAAAAACGCCCCTATTCTTCTGGAAAACCTGGCATATATTGAAGAAACAACAATGCCGGTACAGATAATCAGAAAGGATAAACTCAGAATTTCCAAGCTTTTTGGCAACCTTGAAGATGGGATGCCGCTGGGTACGGCTGTCAGCAGGATAACAAAAGCCCTTAATGAAAAAGGCGGATTGATGCCAGGTTACCGCTTTTCCTTTTCAGGGATGTTTGAGGTAATGGCTGAGGCACAGACCGAAATATCTGAGGCAGCGATGCTTGCAATGGTACTTGTTTTTCTTACACTGGCAGCAATCATGGAATCTTTTAAACAGCCATTTATCATACTGATTACAGTTCCGCTAGCCTTGATAGGTATCTTTTATGGTCTTTTTGCCGCAGGAAAAAGCATTGAACTCTTTGCACTTATGGGTGGTGTAATGCTCATTGGCATTGTTGTTAATAATGCGATCCTGATAATGGACCGTCTTAATGTG
- a CDS encoding HDOD domain-containing protein, whose amino-acid sequence MEKNISENKQGTLKELINSLMLEIEKKDPAMKAHATRVANQCVLFAKELDRPSKEINQIYIAGLLHDIGMVFIPDNISSRKNGLNESEMEFIKKHPILSEKILSKYDVLKEILPVIRHHHEAIDGSGYPDGLKDGDIPIGAKILHIINIYDRLMTNGNNSKPSSVDEALDGMKKLSGHTLDTGLTERFISFIKPDETNQDNRDINSNPAPVRKEPEKPLDNEEILKGSIKDIVSGIIQKFRNNDLNLPVLPEVVKNIQDVINSPSSGVDKLAEVIEKDAVISVRLIHVANSVLYRGAEKIHTVKQAIPRIGAKETQSIVATIANKSLYEVKDKIFKKMMERLWKHSLATAFAARSIAGELRLGDTEKYYFMGLVHDIGKVLILKTLGDAHYKDQTLNLDDMIAEVRAAHTGFGSSILRKWGFGEDYCRVCLLHSGPKFKPTADKEILVTNLAGNIAKKAGFGVTSTPDSINISTLFSRILLGIEPPLVDSITEDTARRMSETSDIFH is encoded by the coding sequence ATGGAAAAAAACATTTCTGAGAATAAACAGGGGACACTTAAAGAGTTGATCAACTCCCTGATGCTGGAGATTGAAAAAAAGGATCCGGCCATGAAGGCGCATGCAACAAGGGTTGCAAACCAGTGTGTATTGTTCGCTAAGGAACTTGACCGCCCTTCAAAGGAGATAAACCAGATATATATAGCGGGGCTCCTTCATGATATTGGTATGGTTTTTATCCCGGACAACATATCATCAAGGAAAAATGGCCTCAATGAATCGGAGATGGAATTCATCAAAAAACACCCCATTCTTTCTGAAAAAATATTATCAAAATATGATGTTTTAAAAGAGATTTTACCAGTGATACGCCACCACCATGAGGCCATAGATGGAAGCGGATACCCTGATGGATTAAAAGATGGTGATATACCCATAGGGGCAAAAATCCTGCATATAATAAACATTTATGACAGGCTGATGACCAATGGAAATAATTCAAAGCCATCAAGTGTTGATGAGGCGCTTGATGGAATGAAAAAATTATCAGGGCATACGCTTGACACGGGATTAACCGAACGCTTTATATCCTTCATAAAACCGGATGAAACCAATCAGGATAATAGAGATATAAATTCCAATCCGGCACCTGTAAGGAAAGAACCTGAAAAGCCCCTTGATAATGAGGAGATATTAAAGGGTTCAATAAAAGATATTGTATCCGGTATAATACAAAAATTCAGGAATAATGATTTAAATCTGCCGGTATTACCTGAAGTAGTTAAAAATATCCAGGATGTTATCAATTCCCCTTCAAGCGGTGTGGACAAGCTTGCAGAGGTGATTGAAAAGGATGCAGTGATTTCTGTCAGGCTGATACATGTTGCAAATTCTGTCCTATACAGGGGCGCAGAGAAGATACATACAGTAAAACAGGCTATCCCGCGCATAGGGGCAAAGGAGACACAGAGCATTGTAGCTACAATAGCAAACAAAAGCCTTTATGAGGTCAAAGACAAAATATTTAAAAAAATGATGGAAAGGTTATGGAAACATTCCCTTGCAACCGCATTTGCCGCGAGGAGCATTGCCGGGGAATTGAGGCTAGGGGACACGGAAAAATACTATTTTATGGGCCTTGTCCATGATATCGGGAAGGTATTGATACTTAAGACCCTGGGAGATGCCCACTACAAGGATCAAACCCTGAATCTAGATGACATGATCGCTGAAGTGAGGGCTGCCCATACAGGTTTTGGCAGCTCCATATTGAGAAAATGGGGCTTTGGTGAAGACTATTGCCGGGTCTGTCTTCTTCATTCAGGTCCAAAGTTTAAACCAACTGCTGATAAGGAGATACTTGTCACCAATCTGGCAGGCAATATCGCAAAAAAGGCAGGTTTCGGTGTGACAAGCACACCTGATTCTATTAACATCTCTACCCTTTTTTCAAGGATACTGCTTGGCATTGAACCCCCTTTGGTTGATTCTATTACAGAAGATACTGCCAGGCGCATGAGTGAAACGTCAGATATTTTCCATTAG
- a CDS encoding TolC family protein, whose translation MLTNKKSLPEFCYGIIIFAFLAATTGCSTNSLALRKTELTKFNDEIALKTSQVLSKDKTYDLNSCIQIALENNLDIRIAEINSRLAKLDKKIAFTYFLPQVDITATRTDTDKYQMRYTGSSYMAMSDQETRVTVINGQLAIFNPETWFLYSAYSKGDDIQGLINTRVKQGIRLQVTALYLSCLSLESAYAAAESASAQAEALLKEMEALHKEGMILKSDLEKAQAFKAMQQNNLSEVKRQKIYAKAELLEAMGLYPLSEITLGAPPSLSIDERELSEMITTALLNRPELMAADLGIEAKGDSLKMAISAFLPKIFLIGDFTNNRDSFLKYSDILTYGASGILTVFDGFANIYKYKAAKQEKAQAMVEREQACIKIMLEVINAKQAFDREADNRERLKLELDSAKSSLNETMSLWKEGMVTSSKKLESATYYTSIKSNMELADYRYQVAAATMADVMGITGKE comes from the coding sequence TTGTTAACCAATAAAAAATCTTTACCTGAATTTTGTTATGGAATTATTATCTTCGCATTTTTGGCTGCAACTACAGGGTGTTCAACAAATTCATTAGCATTACGAAAAACAGAGCTTACTAAATTTAATGATGAAATCGCTCTGAAAACCAGCCAGGTTTTGTCAAAGGATAAAACCTATGACCTTAACTCATGTATTCAAATCGCTCTTGAAAATAACCTTGATATCAGGATTGCAGAGATAAATTCACGTCTGGCAAAATTGGATAAAAAGATCGCCTTCACCTATTTCCTTCCCCAGGTGGATATCACAGCAACCAGAACAGATACGGATAAATATCAGATGCGCTATACAGGAAGCTCCTATATGGCCATGTCTGACCAGGAGACAAGGGTAACTGTAATCAACGGTCAACTCGCCATCTTTAATCCTGAGACATGGTTTTTGTACAGCGCATATAGCAAAGGGGATGATATCCAGGGGCTAATAAACACGAGGGTTAAGCAGGGTATAAGGCTTCAGGTCACTGCCCTTTATCTTTCATGCCTGTCACTGGAATCAGCATATGCAGCAGCAGAATCAGCATCAGCGCAGGCAGAAGCCCTCTTAAAAGAGATGGAGGCCCTGCATAAAGAGGGCATGATTCTAAAAAGCGATCTTGAAAAGGCCCAGGCATTCAAAGCCATGCAGCAGAATAACCTGTCCGAGGTAAAAAGACAAAAAATATATGCAAAGGCAGAGTTGCTTGAGGCCATGGGGCTCTATCCTCTTTCCGAGATAACGCTTGGCGCCCCCCCTTCCCTTTCAATAGATGAAAGGGAGCTCTCTGAGATGATCACTACGGCGCTGCTTAACCGGCCGGAACTCATGGCCGCTGATTTAGGAATTGAGGCCAAAGGCGATTCCCTAAAGATGGCAATATCCGCCTTTCTCCCTAAAATATTTCTTATCGGTGACTTCACCAATAACAGGGACTCATTCTTAAAGTACAGTGACATCTTAACATACGGGGCATCAGGCATCCTTACCGTATTTGATGGATTTGCAAACATATATAAATATAAGGCTGCAAAACAGGAAAAGGCACAGGCAATGGTTGAACGCGAACAGGCTTGCATCAAAATAATGCTTGAGGTCATAAATGCAAAGCAGGCCTTTGATCGTGAGGCGGATAACAGAGAGCGGTTAAAACTGGAGCTTGATTCAGCAAAAAGCAGCTTAAATGAAACAATGTCATTATGGAAAGAAGGCATGGTGACTTCATCAAAAAAACTTGAGTCAGCAACATATTACACATCAATAAAAAGCAATATGGAGCTTGCAGATTACAGGTATCAGGTAGCAGCGGCTACAATGGCTGATGTTATGGGCATAACAGGAAAGGAATAG
- a CDS encoding MarR family transcriptional regulator — MKDQRYTDIIIGSLKAWPDEDKDIVREGLYLLDLHREIEMVTDIIGSKLGLHVRQIEILEILYNHPDMRLTPAQLADEVHLTRSTMTGNLDSLQKKGFIKRESHPIDRRMLLITLTQEGIDFCKKTMPKRYAHVLRVMKGMSGDERKNLSKIYSKLLGIIKELAEE, encoded by the coding sequence ATGAAAGATCAAAGATACACTGACATAATAATTGGATCATTAAAGGCATGGCCGGATGAAGACAAAGATATAGTGCGAGAAGGTCTCTATCTCCTGGACCTTCACAGGGAAATAGAGATGGTTACAGATATAATCGGGTCCAAACTTGGCCTTCATGTAAGGCAGATTGAGATACTTGAAATCCTTTATAACCACCCTGATATGAGGTTAACACCTGCACAACTGGCAGATGAGGTGCACCTTACACGCTCAACCATGACAGGAAACCTCGACTCTCTTCAAAAAAAGGGGTTTATTAAAAGGGAATCCCATCCGATTGACAGAAGGATGCTGCTCATAACACTCACACAGGAAGGCATTGATTTTTGTAAAAAAACAATGCCAAAAAGATATGCGCATGTCTTAAGGGTCATGAAAGGCATGTCAGGAGATGAAAGAAAAAATCTCAGTAAAATATACTCTAAATTACTTGGCATTATCAAGGAACTGGCAGAGGAGTAA